Genomic DNA from Leptotrichia sp. oral taxon 215 str. W9775:
TCTCTTGTAGTAATTGCGATATTAGTATCTGCACCTATAATAGTATATGTTTATGGTGGAAATACTGGAAATGCTACAGCTGGAATAACAGCCTTTTTCCTTGCAACAGGAAGTAATATATGGAATGCGGTCTTCAGTACAAATCTTATTACTGAAACAACAGATAAAATTATAACAGTTATAGTTGCTATGGCTATAATAAAAGCTATGTCAGCTAGATATTTAATTAAATTTAAGTATGGGAAAAACTATATAAAATCTGACAAAAATATTTAAATTAGGAATATTTAATATGGAACTTTTAATAGAGAAAGTTAATATTGTTAATTTTAATTCTGAAAAATCTAATATTACAATGCTGAGTGATTATTTCATATCAGTATTGTAATATTATATAAGTATCTTGCAAAAAACAGGAGAATAATCATATGACAAAAAATGATATGAAAAAACTTTATCCAATAACAAAATTATTTATAAGTTTAGCTTTGATTTTGTCTTTATTTATAGTTTCAAATTATATTTATAATTATTGTATGGCTATTATTTGTGGAGTAATTGCAGTTTGTTTTGGAGTTAGTTTGAAAACTTATGTAAAAAGGCTATTTTTTAGTCTGTTTTGGCTTTTACTGGCTATTTTTATTGTTCAAAGTATATTTTTACCTTCTGGAGAAGTTTTATTTAAAATAGGAATTATTTCAGTTTATAAGGAAGGACTTTTTAAAGCGGTAATTTTAACTTCAAGAATAACAGCATTTGTATCAATATTGACTTTATTGATTTTGATAACTCCTGCTAAAGAATTTACCATTGCATTGGAAAAAAAGGGACTTAATCCAAAAGCGGCATTTATCCTGCTATTATCATTACAAATGATACCTGAAATGACAAAACAGGCTAATGTAATAATGAATTCACAAAAAGCCAGAGGAGTTGAAACAGAAGGGAATATTCTGGTAAGAGCGAAGGCATTAATTCCAGTTTTTATACCGTTGGTACTGTCTTCAATAGTCAATACTGAAGAAAAAGCTATCACGCTGGAAGCTAGAGGATTTTCAATTGGAGAGAAAAGAACAATATTGGATGACATAAAAGAAACTGAAAATGATAAAAAGATAAAGATTCTTCTTGTGAT
This window encodes:
- a CDS encoding energy-coupling factor transporter transmembrane protein EcfT — translated: MTKNDMKKLYPITKLFISLALILSLFIVSNYIYNYCMAIICGVIAVCFGVSLKTYVKRLFFSLFWLLLAIFIVQSIFLPSGEVLFKIGIISVYKEGLFKAVILTSRITAFVSILTLLILITPAKEFTIALEKKGLNPKAAFILLLSLQMIPEMTKQANVIMNSQKARGVETEGNILVRAKALIPVFIPLVLSSIVNTEEKAITLEARGFSIGEKRTILDDIKETENDKKIKILLVIFLILCIIWRVYVLF